From the genome of Lentilactobacillus buchneri, one region includes:
- a CDS encoding AraC family transcriptional regulator — protein sequence MRIAFNKPAETMPLYCDSVGYDWNQPPIHRLNGYYAYHWLQTESGAGVINIDHQSISLQANQGILLRPRVAHEYHPTGKEPWKVSFLTFNGTLCDSLADFLKLADFLVIDTVSPELTSFIPEVLNEFNNNHPIALLDQSVQIYKFIMLLKQNHLLNNHRYQDATITTPILQYIAAHYAEPITNDKLSKATSYSVTYQNRVFKRLYDMTPLEYLTDYRMRKAKELLLTNPTLEIGEIAPKVGFHNPSHFIDQFKKYYKATPSHFRKFI from the coding sequence ATGCGAATTGCGTTTAATAAACCTGCAGAAACGATGCCGCTGTATTGTGACAGTGTCGGCTATGATTGGAATCAGCCGCCAATTCACCGACTGAACGGCTATTACGCCTACCATTGGCTGCAAACCGAAAGTGGCGCCGGTGTGATTAACATTGACCACCAGTCGATTTCCCTGCAGGCCAACCAGGGAATTCTCCTCCGTCCCAGAGTCGCCCATGAATATCATCCAACCGGAAAAGAACCTTGGAAAGTATCGTTTTTAACCTTCAACGGGACACTCTGCGATTCGCTGGCTGATTTTCTGAAACTGGCAGATTTCCTGGTAATTGACACGGTTTCACCAGAACTAACATCGTTTATTCCCGAAGTCTTGAATGAATTTAACAACAATCATCCAATCGCCCTGCTGGATCAATCCGTTCAAATCTATAAATTTATCATGCTGCTGAAGCAAAACCATTTACTGAACAATCACCGTTATCAAGATGCCACAATTACCACGCCAATTCTTCAATACATTGCGGCCCACTATGCCGAACCGATTACGAATGACAAATTGTCGAAAGCCACCAGTTATTCAGTTACCTACCAAAACCGGGTTTTTAAGCGGCTATATGATATGACCCCGCTGGAATACCTGACCGATTATCGGATGCGAAAGGCGAAGGAATTGTTGTTAACCAACCCAACTCTGGAAATTGGCGAGATCGCACCAAAAGTCGGCTTTCATAATCCGTCGCATTTCATTGACCAGTTCAAGAAATACTACAAAGCAACGCCGTCTCATTTCCGGAAATTCATTTAG
- a CDS encoding TraX family protein produces MRSDLIESTVKRGWGITNFDIKVLGIILMFIDHVHEMFNGIGVPNWVDWFGRPVATIFFFLSVEGFIHTHNQKRYLSRLLVGFWVMQIGNLIIQHFFKLGSFGLINNIFGDLFIGVLTMYGLQTISQGHQNHQAAKIWEGILIIALPLIFAGLTLLTMGQGGNSIAFRIVTLLPSPLIAENGFILYLGPLMYLLRKNRNWQMLAVVAVAILSTGFNFSSMFTTNFQWLMFLAIIPMYLYNGQLGRSMKGFFYAFYPLHIWLLYILAWFMGVRY; encoded by the coding sequence TTGAGGAGTGATCTTATCGAATCAACTGTTAAGCGTGGTTGGGGCATCACCAACTTCGACATCAAAGTACTTGGAATTATTCTGATGTTCATCGACCACGTGCATGAAATGTTTAACGGTATCGGTGTGCCCAACTGGGTGGACTGGTTTGGCCGGCCGGTAGCAACGATCTTTTTCTTTCTGAGCGTTGAAGGCTTCATTCATACCCATAATCAAAAACGCTACTTGTCCAGGCTGCTGGTTGGCTTTTGGGTCATGCAGATTGGGAACCTGATTATCCAACATTTCTTCAAACTCGGCAGTTTTGGCTTGATTAACAACATCTTCGGCGACCTATTCATTGGGGTGCTGACAATGTATGGCCTGCAGACCATTTCTCAGGGTCATCAGAATCATCAGGCAGCCAAGATCTGGGAAGGAATTCTCATTATTGCCCTACCGTTGATCTTTGCCGGCCTGACCTTGCTGACAATGGGCCAAGGCGGCAACAGCATTGCCTTTCGAATTGTGACCCTGCTGCCAAGTCCCCTGATTGCTGAAAACGGCTTTATCCTTTACCTGGGACCATTGATGTATCTGTTAAGGAAGAACCGCAACTGGCAGATGCTGGCCGTCGTGGCAGTGGCAATTTTGTCCACCGGCTTTAATTTCAGCAGTATGTTCACGACTAACTTCCAGTGGTTGATGTTTCTTGCCATTATCCCAATGTACCTTTACAACGGTCAGCTTGGCCGCAGCATGAAAGGCTTCTTCTACGCCTTTTACCCACTGCACATTTGGCTGCTGTACATTCTGGCTTGGTTCATGGGTGTGCGCTATTAA
- a CDS encoding ABC transporter ATP-binding protein yields the protein MADKDKAPQPTSNRGHGGRGGFQGVVEKPHNFWGTTRRLLNYMQDRLIGLILVFAFAIISVIFQIRTPKILGEATTEIFKGLMKGNAQQKAGFSVASLPINYEKIVQIILIVIVMYLASAVFSFFQQYIMTRISQNTVYKLRRQMKGKMRLVPIKYYDSHSNGDIMSRAVNDMDNIASTLQQSLTQAVTSFVTFVGTLWMMFTISWKLTLIALVTIPLSLVIVGIVAPRSQKYFAAQQKSLGLLNNQVEENYAGQIVLKSFNKEQDTIDQFEVQNKKYYQAAWKAQFISGIIMPLMIFLNNIGYVFVAVVGGIQVANGTVTLGNVQAFLQYTNQFSQPISQLANLMNTIQSTIASAERVFEVIDEEEMKNTKANRPVETDTDNLVELEHVQFGYTDDELLMKDYNLAVKRGQQVAIVGPTGAGKTTIINLLERFYDVKGGSIRLKGVDTRDLDREDLRSHFAMVLQDTWLFTGSIYDNIKYGREDASKDDIIEAAKAAHVDEFVRKLPKGYDTVLNESASNISQGQRQLITIARAFVADPEILILDEATSAVDTRTEVQIQHAMSQLLENRTSFVVAHRLSTIQNADNIIVMNHGAVVETGTHNELLAKNGFYADLYNSQFSDDVSFD from the coding sequence ATGGCTGATAAAGATAAGGCACCACAACCTACCTCCAATCGTGGCCATGGTGGCCGTGGCGGCTTCCAAGGTGTTGTTGAAAAGCCCCATAACTTTTGGGGCACCACCAGGCGGCTGCTGAATTACATGCAGGATCGACTGATTGGCCTGATTTTGGTGTTCGCCTTTGCGATCATCAGTGTTATCTTCCAAATCCGGACACCCAAGATTTTGGGTGAAGCAACCACTGAAATTTTTAAAGGATTGATGAAGGGAAATGCCCAGCAGAAAGCCGGCTTTAGCGTGGCTTCGCTGCCAATCAATTATGAAAAAATTGTTCAAATTATTCTTATCGTTATCGTGATGTACCTGGCATCGGCTGTTTTCAGTTTCTTCCAGCAGTACATCATGACCCGGATTTCTCAAAACACCGTCTACAAATTACGGCGGCAGATGAAGGGCAAGATGCGGCTGGTTCCGATCAAGTATTATGATTCTCATAGTAATGGGGATATCATGAGCCGGGCCGTGAACGATATGGATAACATCGCCAGCACCCTTCAGCAAAGTTTGACCCAGGCTGTAACCAGTTTCGTGACCTTTGTCGGAACTCTCTGGATGATGTTTACGATTAGCTGGAAGTTGACTTTAATTGCCCTGGTAACCATTCCATTGAGTTTGGTAATCGTCGGCATCGTCGCTCCCCGATCGCAGAAATATTTTGCGGCTCAACAGAAGAGCCTGGGGTTGTTAAACAACCAGGTTGAAGAAAATTATGCCGGTCAAATTGTTCTGAAGAGTTTTAACAAGGAACAAGATACGATTGACCAGTTCGAAGTTCAAAATAAGAAATACTATCAAGCTGCTTGGAAAGCGCAGTTTATTTCCGGGATTATCATGCCGTTGATGATTTTCCTCAACAACATCGGCTATGTGTTCGTGGCGGTTGTTGGTGGGATTCAGGTTGCCAACGGAACGGTAACTTTGGGAAACGTTCAGGCCTTCCTGCAGTATACCAACCAATTCTCACAGCCAATTTCTCAACTTGCCAACTTGATGAACACCATTCAGTCGACGATTGCGTCAGCTGAGCGGGTGTTTGAAGTGATTGATGAAGAGGAAATGAAGAATACCAAAGCCAACCGACCAGTGGAAACCGACACGGATAACCTGGTTGAATTGGAACACGTTCAATTTGGCTACACCGATGACGAATTGTTGATGAAAGATTACAACCTGGCCGTTAAACGCGGTCAGCAGGTCGCTATCGTCGGTCCAACCGGTGCTGGTAAAACCACCATCATCAACTTGTTGGAGCGCTTCTATGACGTTAAGGGCGGCAGCATTCGCCTCAAGGGGGTCGACACGCGTGATCTGGACCGTGAAGATCTGCGTTCACACTTTGCGATGGTTCTCCAGGATACTTGGCTGTTCACCGGCTCAATCTACGACAATATCAAATATGGCCGAGAAGACGCCAGCAAGGATGACATTATCGAAGCTGCCAAGGCTGCCCATGTGGACGAATTTGTCCGCAAACTGCCAAAGGGTTACGATACTGTTTTGAATGAATCGGCTTCCAATATTTCTCAAGGTCAGCGTCAATTAATTACGATTGCCCGAGCCTTTGTGGCGGATCCGGAAATTCTGATTTTGGATGAAGCCACCAGTGCAGTTGATACCCGGACCGAAGTTCAGATTCAGCATGCGATGAGTCAGTTGTTGGAGAATCGGACCAGCTTTGTGGTTGCCCACAGACTGTCCACGATTCAAAACGCCGACAACATTATTGTGATGAACCATGGTGCCGTGGTTGAAACCGGAACCCATAATGAGTTGTTGGCTAAAAACGGCTTCTATGCTGATCTTTATAATAGTCAATTCTCAGATGACGTTTCGTTTGATTAA
- a CDS encoding ABC transporter ATP-binding protein, whose protein sequence is MLKIAKNRISYVAVLGAVLFMTIQVIATLNLPSLTSDIVNNGVAKGDIGYIWKVGLEMAGFSLISILAAVCNVFLAARTSQKLGQNLRSDVYRKVINFSKDEYDQIETSSLITRTTNDVVQIQNVAIIMLRMMLMAPIMLIGASFLAYTKDHQLTTIFLVVLPIMIIFVGLLLYFSVPLFRAMQTKTDKINRIFREGLTGVRVIRAFRQDQFEQDRFEDANRDYTDNAIKVNTIVALAFPVMTLIMSGTNVAIVWFGAKLIGAQSMQVGNLIAFMSYAMQILMSFMMLSMVFVFIPRAQASAKRIQTVLALKSTMKQPEHPVVLDPKATQHDLKFDHVEYRYRQAELPALSDIDFEAHSGQTVAIIGGTGSGKTTLVSLIPRFYDVDKGEIELDGHNINDFSMKDLRDQVSFVPQKATLFTGTIRDNMKYGNPEATDDQIWHALEIARAKDFVEEDPTGLDLQVEQGGDNFSGGQKQRLAIARSLVKQAAVYVFDDSFSALDFKTDADLRAALRADQHIQQSITVIVAQRIATVADADLILVLDNGKLVGKGTHDELRANNKVYQEIIHSQLREEDDK, encoded by the coding sequence ATGCTGAAAATTGCCAAAAACCGGATCTCGTACGTGGCAGTTCTCGGGGCAGTGCTGTTCATGACGATTCAAGTGATCGCGACCTTGAATCTTCCCAGCCTGACCTCGGACATTGTTAATAACGGGGTTGCCAAAGGAGACATTGGCTATATTTGGAAAGTGGGTCTGGAAATGGCCGGCTTTTCACTCATTAGTATTCTGGCGGCGGTCTGCAACGTCTTTCTGGCTGCCCGGACCTCACAAAAGTTGGGGCAAAATTTGCGGAGTGACGTTTACCGTAAAGTCATCAACTTCTCCAAAGATGAATATGATCAAATTGAGACGTCATCATTGATCACGCGGACCACTAACGATGTGGTTCAAATTCAAAACGTGGCAATTATCATGCTGCGGATGATGCTGATGGCGCCGATTATGCTGATTGGTGCCAGTTTTTTGGCCTACACCAAGGACCATCAGTTAACCACCATCTTCTTGGTGGTATTACCGATCATGATTATCTTTGTTGGCCTCCTACTCTACTTCTCAGTCCCATTATTTAGAGCAATGCAGACTAAGACGGATAAAATTAACCGAATTTTCCGTGAAGGTTTGACTGGTGTCCGGGTTATCCGGGCATTTCGGCAGGACCAATTTGAACAGGATCGCTTTGAGGATGCCAACCGGGATTATACCGATAATGCCATCAAGGTCAACACGATTGTCGCTTTGGCCTTCCCCGTGATGACTTTAATCATGAGTGGAACCAACGTCGCGATTGTCTGGTTTGGTGCCAAGTTAATCGGTGCCCAGTCAATGCAGGTTGGTAATCTGATTGCGTTCATGAGTTATGCCATGCAGATTCTGATGAGCTTTATGATGCTCTCAATGGTGTTCGTTTTCATTCCTCGTGCACAGGCCTCAGCTAAGCGAATTCAGACTGTGCTGGCATTGAAATCAACCATGAAACAGCCGGAGCATCCGGTGGTCCTTGATCCTAAAGCCACTCAGCACGACTTGAAATTCGATCATGTTGAATACCGTTATCGCCAAGCTGAATTGCCGGCGTTAAGTGATATTGACTTTGAGGCGCATAGCGGCCAAACGGTTGCTATTATTGGTGGGACCGGTTCAGGAAAGACGACTTTGGTTTCCTTGATCCCTCGATTCTATGATGTTGATAAGGGTGAGATTGAGCTGGATGGGCATAACATCAATGATTTCTCGATGAAAGACCTTAGAGATCAAGTTTCCTTTGTCCCACAAAAGGCCACTTTGTTCACGGGAACTATCCGTGACAATATGAAATATGGGAACCCAGAAGCGACTGACGATCAGATTTGGCACGCCCTGGAAATCGCCCGGGCCAAGGATTTTGTCGAAGAAGATCCCACTGGACTTGATCTCCAAGTTGAACAAGGTGGGGACAACTTCTCCGGTGGTCAAAAGCAACGATTGGCAATTGCGCGATCCTTAGTCAAGCAGGCCGCCGTTTACGTCTTTGATGATTCGTTCTCAGCACTGGATTTCAAGACTGATGCCGATTTACGAGCTGCTTTGCGGGCCGATCAACACATCCAGCAGAGTATTACTGTGATTGTGGCCCAACGAATTGCCACAGTTGCCGATGCTGATCTGATCCTGGTGCTTGATAACGGCAAACTGGTTGGCAAAGGCACCCATGACGAGTTGCGGGCTAACAACAAGGTTTACCAAGAAATTATTCACTCACAATTACGAGAGGAGGATGACAAATAA
- a CDS encoding ketopantoate reductase family protein produces the protein MKYTVLGAGAMGLRYGVLLQEAGFDVDFVDTWEPQVETVRQQGGVYVSRDGQNKHLVPVNVYYPEEYKGDPDVLIVFTKQYQLADFLKRCSRFFNDKQYVVTCMNGMGHVEKLNQYFPKERLLGGTALIGTVLNKAGDVDFIGPKGAGSMNIANETEKPDEMTHKIVAEFQKAGLNPNLTKNFLGTLMAKVVFNSVINTLCTMFKIRMGEYIQSPVAEKLGVQLIDEAFDVCERAGITLLNTRQEEWETVKYVSTVSNPLHFPSMYQDISKNRQTEVDYINGYIYDLGLKYHYEAKTHDFLRNLVHLAEFAGTFDVDSYMKSVLERDKQNAVKTPEEHVAQA, from the coding sequence ATGAAATATACAGTATTAGGTGCAGGCGCAATGGGTTTGAGATATGGGGTTCTTTTGCAGGAAGCCGGGTTCGATGTCGACTTTGTCGATACTTGGGAACCACAAGTTGAAACGGTCCGCCAACAGGGTGGCGTTTACGTTTCCCGTGACGGTCAAAATAAACATCTGGTCCCGGTCAACGTGTACTATCCAGAAGAATACAAGGGTGATCCGGATGTCTTGATTGTCTTCACCAAGCAATATCAACTCGCTGATTTCTTAAAACGCTGTTCACGATTCTTCAACGACAAACAATACGTTGTCACTTGCATGAATGGGATGGGTCACGTTGAAAAACTTAACCAGTACTTCCCCAAGGAACGTTTACTCGGCGGAACCGCTCTGATCGGAACTGTGTTGAACAAAGCCGGCGACGTCGACTTCATCGGTCCCAAGGGTGCCGGTTCAATGAACATTGCCAATGAAACCGAGAAACCTGATGAGATGACTCACAAGATTGTCGCTGAATTCCAAAAAGCAGGGCTTAATCCTAATTTGACCAAGAACTTCCTTGGAACTTTGATGGCCAAAGTCGTCTTTAACTCCGTCATCAACACCTTGTGCACGATGTTTAAGATCCGAATGGGTGAGTATATCCAATCACCAGTTGCCGAGAAGTTGGGCGTTCAATTAATCGATGAAGCTTTCGATGTCTGTGAACGCGCCGGGATCACGTTATTGAATACCCGTCAAGAAGAGTGGGAAACCGTTAAATACGTCAGCACCGTTTCCAACCCACTTCACTTCCCGTCGATGTATCAAGATATTTCTAAGAATCGTCAAACCGAAGTGGACTACATCAACGGCTACATCTACGACCTTGGCCTAAAGTATCATTACGAAGCCAAGACCCACGACTTCTTGAGAAACCTGGTTCACTTGGCCGAATTTGCCGGGACATTTGACGTCGACAGCTACATGAAGTCAGTCCTTGAACGAGATAAGCAGAATGCGGTTAAGACGCCTGAAGAACATGTTGCCCAAGCTTAA